A genomic region of Arachis hypogaea cultivar Tifrunner chromosome 5, arahy.Tifrunner.gnm2.J5K5, whole genome shotgun sequence contains the following coding sequences:
- the LOC112800435 gene encoding uncharacterized protein, protein MAAEIGLLSMSQIQKLSQSQQQQQQQKHKTKSSNNNHRHHHPPPPPSNPNSSITTTTWMWNPREQHQEDDDSWEVRAFAEDTRNIMGTTWPPRSYTCTFCRREFRSAQALGGHMNVHRRDRARLHHHQPPLPPPPPPPPPPPSHHHHHLHQYPSPAAFINVPHRHHQDLVSNATGLCVFYHLPPSPNRTTPFATPSPSPSTLLSMTSSSSSSYYPQNNLMTMMQPLCSPSLDLPSGINGVSSSSPTYSTKVIEEALVNDNNNGHHHHHLEELDLELRLGQKRPPTRPS, encoded by the coding sequence ATGGCTGCAGAGATTGGGCTTCTCTCAATGAGCCAGATCCAAAAATTGTCACaatcccaacaacaacaacaacaacaaaaacacaaaacgaaaagcagcaacaacaaccaccgccaccaccacccTCCTCCACCTCCTTCAAACCCTAACTcatccatcaccaccaccacttgGATGTGGAACCCTAGGGAACAGCACCAAGAAGATGACGACTCTTGGGAGGTCAGAGCCTTTGCAGAGGACACTAGGAACATCATGGGAACCACGTGGCCACCGAGGTCCTACACCTGCACCTTCTGCAGGAGGGAGTTCCGCTCCGCCCAAGCCCTCGGCGGCCACATGAACGTCCACCGCCGAGATCGCGCTCgcctccaccaccaccaacctcctcttcctcctcctccacctCCTCCACCGCCTCctccttctcatcatcatcatcatcttcatcaataTCCATCACCAGCAGCATTCATAAATGTCCCTCATCGTCATCATCAGGATCTGGTTTCAAATGCTACAGGGTTGTGCGTCTTCTATCATTTGCCACCAAGCCCTAATCGTACCACTCCCTTCGCTACTCCATCTCCGTCTCCATCCACTCTTCTCTCCATGACGTCATCTTCATCGTCATCTTATTACCCACAAAACAACTTGATGACGATGATGCAACCACTTTGCTCTCCCTCCCTTGACTTGCCATCCGGGATCAACggcgtttcttcttcttctccaacttaCTCCACCAAAGTGATTGAAGAAGCCCTCGTTAACGACAATAATAAcggccatcaccaccaccaccttgaAGAGCTTGATCTAGAGCTGCGCTTGGGGCAAAAGCGACCACCAACTCGACCAAGCTAA